The Ananas comosus cultivar F153 linkage group 7, ASM154086v1, whole genome shotgun sequence genome has a window encoding:
- the LOC109713496 gene encoding receptor-like protein kinase HSL1, with the protein MHTYLLMQTQLPLYHSLLSRGFPPTLLSFIYPLTPPPPLSPIQTKGKKDKQFIIINYSSSSSSKIFCAMKTLYLLLFFISFLFFFSSELSLRAAAVIDTQSGFLSLMKNSLAGQLRTRWDSAAGPAAYCNFSGISCDADGNVVVIDVSLWSLAGPFPPGICTALPYLRTLRLAGNNVQGGFPHDLLNCSFLEELDLSSTALTGPVPDLSPLQSLRRLDLSENAFSGWFPTSVANLTNLEFINFNEIPGFEIWRLPESIAGLTKLRVLILSTSSMRGEIPPWLGNMTSLTDLELSANFLVGQIPATLGSLYNLQLLELYYNQLEGEIPRELGNLTLLTDIDLSENRLTGEIPVELCGLPRLHVLQMYTNRLTGRIPAVLGNSTQLVILSVYRNLLSGELPPDLGRYSNLIVVELSENLFSGPLPRYSCAAGKLLYFLVLSNLFTGELPAEYAACTGLLRFRMSNNRLSGPIPQGIFALPHATIIDLSNNSFEGTIPRSVGEAKNLSSLFLSNNQISGNLPPEISWDTNLVKIDLSNNLLTGPIPSEFGNLTKLNQLSLQGNKLNSSIPQSLSSLKSLNVLNLSNNLLTGEIPDSLCTLLPNSLDFSNNNLSGPVPLPLIKEGLLDSVAGNPNLCVAFRLNLTDRIFPLCPKPSFRNSLNDIWIIGVCVILCILGLLLFLQRWFSRKNPVIEQEGISSLSSFSYDVTSFHRLSFDQHEIIEALIDKNIVGHGGSGTVYKIKLSNGECVAVKKLWTRKTKDRSNSAQLILDRELRTEVETMESIRHKNIVKLYCCFSSMDSNLLVYEYMPNGNLWDALHKGCSTLDWPKRHRIALGIAQGLAYLHHDLLFPIVHRDIKTSNILLDAEFEPKVADFGIAKMLQTRGDHDSSTTIIAGTYGYLAPEYAYSSKATTKCDVYSFGVVLMELVTGKKPNEPEFGDNRDITQWVTSKIGAKEGAVEVLDKRISWSPFKEEMTQVLRIALRCACSIPNLRPTMNEVVQLLIEADRWKSDANSS; encoded by the exons ATGCATACATATCTCCTCATGCAAACCCAGCTCCCTTTATATCATTCCCTCCTTAGCCGTGGATTCCCACCAACACTCCTCTCATTTATATACCCTTTAACACCCCCGCCCCCGCTCTCTCCCATACAAACCAAAGGAAAGAAAGACAAACAATTCATCATCATCAActatagcagcagcagcagcagcaaaatCTTTTGCGCCATGAAAACTCTTTACTTGCTTCTCTTTTTtatctcctttctcttcttcttctcctccgaaCTCTCCCTTCGTGCGGCTGCGGTCATCGACACGCAGTCAGGCTTTCTTTCTCTGATGAAGAACTCCCTCGCTGGCCAGTTGAGGACCCGTTGGGACTCCGCGGCCGGCCCTGCTGCCTACTGCAACTTCTCGGGGATCTCGTGCGATGCCGACGGCAATGTCGTAGTCATCGACGTGTCGTTGTGGTCGCTCGCCGGGCCGTTTCCGCCCGGCATCTGCACCGCCCTGCCGTACCTCCGCACCCTCCGCCTAGCCGGCAACAACGTCCAGGGCGGCTTCCCTCACGACTTGCTCAACTGTTCCTTCTTGGAAGAACTCGACCTCAGCTCGACCGCCCTCACCGGCCCCGTCCCCGACCTCTCCCCGCTTCAGtccctccgccgcctcgatcTCTCTGAAAACGCCTTCTCCGGGTGGTTCCCGACCTCCGTCGCGAACCTCACGAATCTCGAGTTCATCAACTTCAACGAGATTCCCGGTTTCGAGATATGGCGGCTCCCGGAGTCGATCGCCGGGCTGACGAAGCTCCGCGTGCTGATCCTGTCGACGAGCTCGATGCGGGGGGAGATCCCGCCATGGCTCGGGAACATGACGTCGCTCACCGACCTCGAACTCAGTGCCAACTTCCTCGTCGGGCAGATTCCGGCAACCCTAGGGAGTCTCTACAACCTGCAGCTATTGGAGCTCTACTACAACCAGCTGGAGGGTGAGATTCCGAGAGAGCTCGGAAACTTGACTCTGTTGACCGACATCGACTTGTCCGAGAACCGGTTGACTGGCGAGATCCCCGTGGAGCTCTGTGGCCTCCCCCGCCTTCACGTGCTGCAGATGTACACGAACAGGCTCACCGGCCGGATCCCTGCAGTTCTGGGCAACTCCACGCAGCTCGTCATCCTATCCGTCTACCGGAACCTGCTCTCTGGAGAATTGCCCCCCGATCTCGGCCGCTACTCCAATCTCATCGTTGTCGAGTTGTCGGAGAACCTCTTCTCCGGCCCGCTGCCTCGGTATTCATGCGCGGCGGGGAAGCTCCTATACTTCCTGGTGTTGAGCAACCTCTTCACTGGCGAGCTCCCGGCGGAATACGCGGCATGCACAGGCCTGCTCCGGTTCAGGATGAGCAACAACCGGCTGAGCGGCCCGATTCCGCAGGGGATCTTCGCGCTCCCGCACGCGACAATCATCGACCTTTCCAACAACAGCTTCGAAGGCACGATCCCGCGATCTGTCGGCGAGGCCAAGAATCTGTCTTCCTTGTTCTTGTCCAACAATCAGATCTCCGGCAATTTGCCGCCGGAGATCTCATGGGACACAAACTTGGTTAAGATTGATCTCAGCAACAACCTCCTAACAGGTCCAATTCCCTCCGAATTTGGAAATTTGACTAAGCTGAATCAACTCTCGTTGCAGGGGAACAAGCTGAATTCATCAATACCACAGTCACTCTCCTCACTCAAATCCCTCAATGTTTTGAACCTCTCCAATAACCTTTTGACAGGGGAAATCCCTGATAGCCTCTGCACTTTGCTACCAAATTCCCTAGATTTCTCAAACAACAACCTTTCCGGGCCGGTGCCGCTCCCTCTGATCAAAGAAGGTCTTCTCGACAGCGTCGCGGGGAACCCGAACCTCTGCGTCGCTTTCCGACTCAACCTAACGGATCGGATCTTCCCCCTTTGCCCCAAACCCAGCTTCCGGAACAGTCTCAACGACATCTGGATCATTGGTGTTTGTGTGATCCTGTGCATTCTCGGACTTCTTTTGTTCCTGCAGCGCTGGTTTAGTCGGAAGAATCCGGTCATAGAGCAAGAGGGGATCTCGTCTTTGTCGTCCTTTTCGTACGACGTCACGAGCTTCCACAGGCTAAGCTTCGATCAGCACGAGATCATAGAGGCGCTGATCGATAAGAACATCGTGGGCCACGGCGGTTCGGGAACGGTGTACAAGATCAAGCTGAGCAACGGCGAGTGCGTCGCGGTCAAGAAGCTCTGGACGAGAAAAACAAAGGACAGATCGAATTCTGCGCAGTTAATCTTGGACAGGGAGCTCCGCACCGAGGTCGAGACCATGGAGAGTATAAGGCACAAGAACATTGTGAAGCTCTATTGTTGCTTCTCAAGCATGGATAGCAACCTACTAGTGTATGAGTACATGCCCAATGGAAACCTCTGGGATGCTCTTCACAAGGGGTGCAGCACCTTGGATTGGCCTAAGCGGCATCGGATCGCGCTCGGGATCGCGCAAGGGTTAGCGTACCTGCACCATGATCTCTTGTTCCCGATCGTTCATCGCGATATCAAGACCTCGAACATACTCCTCGATGCGGAGTTCGAACCTAAGGTTGCTGATTTCGGCATTGCAAAGATGTTGCAAACTAGAGGAGATCACGATTCTTCCACTACTATTATAGCCGGCACCTACGGTTATCTCGCACCAG AGTACGCGTATTCCTCGAAAGCCACGACGAAATGCGACGTCTATAGCTTCGGTGTGGTGCTGATGGAGCTGGTCACGGGTAAAAAGCCGAACGAACCGGAATTCGGGGACAATCGCGATATAACCCAATGGGTTACGAGCAAAATCGGGGCCAAGGAAGGCGCGGTGGAGGTTCTGGACAAAAGGATTTCATGGAGCCCGTTCAAGGAAGAAATGACCCAAGTGTTACGCATCGCCCTCCGCTGCGCCTGCAGCATCCCAAACTTGCGTCCGACCATGAACGAAGTCGTCCAACTCCTGATCGAAGCTGACCGGTGGAAGTCCGATGCGAACAGCTCATAA